A genome region from Paradevosia shaoguanensis includes the following:
- a CDS encoding CHASE2 domain-containing protein, which yields MRSSRFAPTIFGLALVLMLAAIRLADPLPLQMMRDAAFDLYQRLAPREAVNLPVRIVDIDDAAIDAVGQWPWSRHVFASLTDRLTDMGAAAIGFDVLFAEPDRLSPDNIASTIPSFAGADLPDYDAEFAAALARGPTILGFSRSPTGRSFPQEPKGGFALSGTDPRPAIPSVDKAVVPLPELGDAASGLGGLSLTPSESVAVVRRAPLLWTANGKVFPALSVEALRIAQGEDNVVVLGETSAPFVESLRVGQLDVPTTPDGGLWLYYRHLTPDLTISAEDILGPNYRDQEEAIDGNIVLIGSSASGLNDMRGTPLEDMPGVAIHAQAIEQMMTGKFLTRSDWVQAIEVIAFVALGASLVFGVLWSGPTVGLVIGLATAAGLLAFCWSMFRGPGILIDPGFPLLGASIVYFAMIFARYATTDADRRKLRRAFGHYVAPTLLAQIEASGAKLQLGGEMRDMSVLFTDLRGFTPLSETLPPPELLNVLNTLFGALGECVTAEMGTIDKFVGDSLMAFWNAPVDVSDHALHACRTALAMRETLSRLNQHDAFALSTNPVARTLRIGTGIATGDALVGNMGLKTRFDYSCIGETVNLASRLEGVSKLVGYDIVVARETREQAGALAFLPAGAVEVRGFSERVEIFILVGGPELAASSAFAELSELHRARDWPACAKLAAEIEPGLAHFYEEAAKRPADFAAL from the coding sequence ATGAGAAGTAGCAGGTTCGCCCCGACCATCTTCGGACTGGCGCTGGTTCTGATGCTGGCGGCGATCCGCCTTGCTGACCCGCTGCCGCTCCAGATGATGCGCGACGCGGCCTTCGACCTCTACCAGCGCCTCGCACCGCGCGAGGCGGTCAACCTGCCGGTGCGGATCGTCGATATCGACGACGCGGCAATCGACGCCGTGGGCCAATGGCCCTGGTCGCGCCACGTCTTTGCCAGCCTCACCGACAGGCTCACGGATATGGGCGCTGCCGCCATAGGCTTTGACGTGCTCTTCGCCGAGCCCGACCGCCTGTCGCCCGACAATATTGCCAGCACGATCCCGAGCTTTGCCGGCGCAGACCTTCCCGATTACGACGCCGAGTTCGCCGCGGCCCTTGCCCGCGGCCCCACCATCCTCGGCTTTTCCCGCTCGCCCACCGGCCGCTCGTTCCCGCAGGAGCCCAAGGGCGGCTTTGCGCTGAGCGGCACCGATCCGCGTCCCGCCATTCCCAGCGTCGACAAGGCCGTCGTGCCCCTTCCAGAGCTGGGCGACGCTGCCTCGGGCCTTGGCGGGCTCAGCCTCACGCCCAGCGAATCCGTCGCTGTCGTCCGCCGCGCGCCGCTCCTCTGGACGGCGAACGGCAAGGTCTTTCCTGCGCTCTCGGTCGAGGCGCTGCGGATCGCGCAGGGCGAGGATAATGTGGTGGTGCTGGGCGAAACCTCGGCGCCCTTCGTCGAGAGCCTGCGCGTCGGCCAGCTCGACGTGCCGACCACTCCTGATGGCGGCCTCTGGCTCTATTACCGGCACCTGACGCCCGATCTCACCATCTCGGCCGAGGACATCCTCGGCCCCAATTACCGCGACCAGGAAGAGGCCATCGACGGCAATATCGTCCTGATCGGCTCCTCGGCCTCGGGCCTCAACGACATGCGCGGCACCCCGCTCGAGGACATGCCCGGCGTCGCCATCCACGCCCAGGCCATCGAGCAGATGATGACCGGCAAGTTTCTCACCCGCTCGGACTGGGTGCAGGCCATCGAGGTCATCGCCTTCGTCGCCCTGGGCGCCAGCCTCGTTTTCGGCGTGCTCTGGTCGGGACCCACGGTCGGCCTCGTCATCGGCCTTGCCACCGCTGCCGGTCTTCTGGCCTTCTGCTGGTCGATGTTCCGTGGCCCCGGCATCCTCATCGATCCCGGTTTCCCGCTGCTCGGCGCCAGCATCGTCTATTTCGCCATGATCTTTGCGCGCTACGCCACCACCGATGCCGACCGCCGCAAGCTGCGGCGCGCCTTCGGCCATTACGTGGCGCCCACGCTCCTCGCCCAGATCGAAGCCAGCGGCGCCAAGCTGCAGCTCGGCGGGGAGATGCGCGACATGAGCGTGCTCTTCACGGACCTGCGCGGCTTCACGCCGCTGAGCGAAACCCTGCCCCCGCCCGAACTCCTCAACGTCCTCAATACGCTTTTCGGCGCTCTGGGCGAATGCGTGACGGCGGAAATGGGCACGATAGACAAGTTCGTCGGCGACAGCCTCATGGCCTTCTGGAATGCGCCCGTCGACGTTTCCGACCACGCGCTCCATGCCTGCCGCACGGCGCTTGCCATGCGCGAGACCTTGAGCCGCCTCAACCAGCACGACGCCTTTGCGCTCAGCACCAATCCGGTAGCCAGGACTCTGCGCATCGGCACCGGCATCGCCACCGGCGATGCGCTGGTCGGCAATATGGGCCTCAAGACCCGCTTCGATTATTCCTGCATCGGGGAAACGGTAAACCTCGCCTCGCGCCTCGAAGGCGTCTCCAAGCTTGTCGGCTACGACATCGTCGTCGCCCGCGAGACCCGCGAGCAGGCGGGCGCCCTCGCCTTCCTTCCCGCCGGCGCGGTGGAGGTGCGGGGCTTCAGCGAAAGGGTCGAGATATTCATCCTCGTCGGTGGCCCCGAACTCGCCGCCAGCAGTGCCTTCGCGGAGCTATCCGAACTGCACCGCGCCCGCGACTGGCCCGCCTGCGCGAAGCTGGCGGCGGAGATCGAACCGGGCCTCGCGCACTTCTACGAGGAAGCCGCCAAACGCCCTGCGGATTTCGCGGCGCTCTAG